From one Triticum urartu cultivar G1812 chromosome 3, Tu2.1, whole genome shotgun sequence genomic stretch:
- the LOC125546682 gene encoding uncharacterized protein LOC125546682, with translation MPPRRWGASGFRGVRERPNGWYSAEIRAGDVRLGLGTFRSVREAARAYDAAAWRLKRPRSQMNFRDVFTREEAQRVAPPPHLITDMDRADHSRRQRRLLVAEEDERAMAEWRRRHPEDVDAERAYWAERTARRRSERADRRQRKAVANEQCDIVSAGGRSFFTSDDEHWDDIWLSTSDDTDENDDGDCSDLE, from the coding sequence ATGCCGCCGCGCCGCTGGGGTGCTTCGGGCTTTCGCGGCGTCCGCGAGCGCCCCAACGGCTGGTACTCCGCTGAGATACGGGCCGGCGACGTCCGGCTCGGCCTCGGGACGTTCCGGAGCGTGCGCGAGGCGGCCCGCGCGtacgacgcggcggcgtggcgcttGAAGAGGCCCCGGTCGCAGATGAATTTCCGGGACGTCTTCACGCGCGAGGAGGCGCAGCGCGTCGCCCCTCCGCCGCATCTCATCACGGACATGGACCGTGCCGACCACTCTCGGCGGCAGCGCCGTCTCCTCGTCGCCGAGGAGGACGAGCGAGCCATGGCGGAGTGGCGCCGTCGCCACCCAGAGGACGTCGATGCCGAGCGTGCCTACTGGGCAGAGAGGACGGCAAGGCGCCGCTCGGAGCGGGCGGACCGGCGTCAGCGGAAGGCAGTGGCAAACGAGCAGTGCGACATCGTCTCCGCAGGTGGGAGGTCGTTCTTCACCTCGGACGATGAACATTGGGACGACATATGGCTCTCAACCTCGGACGACACCGACGAGAATGATGATGGTGATTGTAGCGACTTGGAGTAG